The Candidatus Micropelagos thuwalensis genome has a window encoding:
- a CDS encoding metal ABC transporter ATP-binding protein gives MLIEGQNITVKKETGLILDNVSLQIDEKDFLTIVGPNGAGKTMLLKCLVGVLTPGSGRVTHKPGLTIGYMPQNLLIDPVLPLSVRRFLSLNLAIEADFLTEIIDETNIPHLLDRQMHNLSSGEIQRVMLARALARDPDLLILDEPAQNLDISGQLEFYKLLEKIYHNRQKAILMVSHDLHLVMASTKKVVCLYHHVCCSGAPQAITRDPEFISIFGDDLSKMMAVYPHEHDHDHFNGDSH, from the coding sequence ATGCTAATTGAGGGTCAAAACATTACGGTTAAGAAAGAGACAGGACTTATTCTTGACAACGTATCTCTTCAGATTGACGAAAAAGACTTTCTGACAATTGTCGGCCCGAATGGTGCCGGAAAAACTATGTTGTTGAAGTGTCTTGTTGGTGTGCTTACACCCGGTTCAGGGCGCGTAACCCATAAACCAGGTCTCACCATCGGCTATATGCCACAAAACTTGCTCATAGACCCTGTATTGCCTTTGTCAGTCAGACGTTTTTTATCCTTAAATTTGGCGATAGAGGCGGATTTTCTCACAGAAATTATTGACGAGACAAACATCCCACATCTTCTGGACAGGCAAATGCATAACTTATCAAGTGGTGAAATCCAGCGGGTTATGCTGGCTCGCGCCCTTGCTAGAGATCCGGATTTATTGATATTGGACGAGCCTGCCCAAAATCTGGATATTTCGGGTCAGCTCGAATTCTATAAATTACTCGAAAAAATTTATCACAACCGTCAGAAAGCGATACTTATGGTATCACACGATCTTCATCTGGTGATGGCATCCACAAAAAAAGTGGTTTGCCTTTATCACCATGTTTGCTGTTCGGGTGCACCACAAGCGATTACACGTGATCCGGAATTCATTTCAATATTTGGGGATGATTTGTCGAAAATGATGGCTGTTTATCCGCATGAACATGATCATGACCATTTTAATGGAGACAGTCACTGA
- the bioD gene encoding dethiobiotin synthase, with the protein MALTFIAATGTDIGKTYITCLLIKTANKMGKTVRGVKPVISGFDENKINESDTGHILDAMGQSPTMENVREISPWRFSAALSPDMAARREDATIPLLPLVDFCNNLDSDTPTLVEGVGGVMVPLNETDTTLDWQAALNAKCFLVTGSYLGTLSHTMTALEALKERGITPSAIIINSSEAAPVPEQETAETLGRFVTDIPIHIVARNADTLPEELVLTL; encoded by the coding sequence ATGGCGCTTACTTTCATAGCTGCTACCGGCACTGATATCGGCAAAACATATATCACCTGTTTGCTGATTAAGACTGCCAACAAGATGGGGAAAACCGTTCGCGGCGTGAAACCAGTCATTAGCGGCTTTGACGAAAATAAAATTAATGAGTCCGATACAGGCCATATTCTTGATGCCATGGGCCAATCACCGACAATGGAAAATGTGCGAGAAATCTCTCCATGGCGTTTTTCAGCTGCCCTCTCGCCCGATATGGCGGCTAGACGTGAAGACGCAACTATCCCACTTCTTCCGCTGGTAGATTTTTGTAACAACCTAGACTCTGACACACCTACACTTGTGGAAGGCGTTGGCGGTGTGATGGTACCTTTGAATGAAACAGATACAACATTGGACTGGCAGGCAGCTTTAAATGCGAAATGCTTCCTCGTGACAGGAAGTTATCTCGGCACTTTATCCCACACAATGACAGCTCTTGAAGCCCTCAAAGAACGAGGCATCACCCCATCAGCAATCATCATAAACAGTTCAGAGGCTGCACCTGTCCCCGAGCAGGAAACTGCCGAAACGCTGGGTCGGTTTGTGACGGATATCCCGATTCATATCGTCGCCAGAAATGCCGACACCCTACCGGAAGAACTGGTCTTAACATTGTAA
- a CDS encoding SixA phosphatase family protein gives MVKLLLWRHAKSDWDTPELDDHERPLNKRGRRDREIMARYIENNFAPTLVICSTARRTRETVVTLCNHDIITYSSDLYQAMHTDLLNIAKRNGGDHDCILLVAHNPGMEMFAGRMAQTSPEIAERFATKYPTCSVACISWDCDWADISFDNGGVNDYENPSRLIRHE, from the coding sequence ATGGTTAAATTATTGCTTTGGCGGCACGCCAAATCAGATTGGGATACCCCTGAACTTGACGACCATGAACGCCCGCTTAACAAGCGAGGTCGCCGTGACCGCGAGATCATGGCCCGCTATATCGAGAATAATTTCGCGCCGACTTTAGTGATTTGCTCAACTGCCCGCCGGACACGCGAAACGGTTGTCACATTATGTAATCACGACATTATCACTTATTCCAGCGACCTCTATCAAGCGATGCATACGGATCTTCTGAATATCGCCAAACGTAATGGCGGTGACCATGATTGTATTTTGCTGGTCGCTCATAATCCGGGCATGGAAATGTTTGCCGGACGCATGGCGCAAACATCGCCTGAAATTGCCGAGAGATTTGCCACGAAATACCCTACCTGCTCGGTCGCGTGTATCAGCTGGGATTGCGATTGGGCTGATATCTCTTTTGATAATGGTGGTGTTAATGATTATGAAAATCCATCTCGTCTTATCAGGCACGAATAG
- a CDS encoding LexA family protein has product MLLRSDITLEVRRPIFASRISAGFPSPADDFIEGSLDLNKHLVAHPAATFFLRVVGESMLGAGIHPGDLLVVDRSLTPTANDIVIAVLHGELTVKRLLRDPDDKHLWILHAENPSYSDAKMPPDSEIWGVVSHCIRGFRA; this is encoded by the coding sequence ATGTTATTGCGTTCAGACATCACATTAGAGGTGCGGCGCCCGATTTTTGCGTCCCGTATTTCTGCTGGATTTCCAAGCCCGGCTGATGATTTCATCGAAGGTAGTCTGGATCTCAACAAGCACCTTGTTGCGCATCCGGCGGCGACATTTTTTTTAAGGGTTGTTGGAGAGTCGATGTTAGGCGCGGGTATTCATCCGGGCGACTTGCTGGTTGTTGATCGTAGTCTGACACCAACCGCCAATGATATTGTTATTGCCGTTCTGCATGGTGAGTTAACCGTTAAGCGGCTCCTGCGAGATCCAGACGATAAGCATCTATGGATTCTGCATGCCGAGAACCCTTCTTATTCAGATGCGAAAATGCCACCCGATAGTGAGATATGGGGCGTGGTCAGCCATTGTATTCGAGGCTTCCGCGCATGA
- a CDS encoding NUDIX hydrolase, which produces MAKLQSKHAEHNGIRNEIGVKKLHTTINNGKSGNKKLTNAGTIPIRRRGNEFELCVVTSRRCKSRFVFPKGKVIQNEKLKQTALRETTEEAGVSGELIDYPIIHRVKGNGANSVGKTVCFYPILVDTEMKRWPERFMRQRKWVSLTKLKKKQKYRHLRELLSALEKAKPKQKKKIFKRLRQNIA; this is translated from the coding sequence ATGGCAAAGCTACAAAGCAAGCATGCAGAGCATAACGGCATAAGGAATGAAATAGGTGTAAAGAAATTACACACCACAATAAATAACGGTAAGTCTGGAAATAAAAAACTTACCAATGCAGGCACTATTCCAATCAGACGAAGAGGTAATGAGTTCGAGCTATGCGTCGTGACATCGCGTCGTTGCAAAAGCAGATTTGTTTTCCCAAAAGGTAAAGTTATTCAAAACGAAAAACTAAAACAAACTGCTCTCAGGGAAACAACCGAAGAGGCTGGCGTTTCAGGTGAACTTATTGATTACCCTATTATCCACAGAGTCAAAGGAAATGGGGCTAATAGTGTTGGCAAAACAGTTTGTTTTTACCCAATCCTGGTAGATACCGAAATGAAACGATGGCCGGAGCGCTTCATGCGTCAACGCAAATGGGTTTCATTGACCAAGCTTAAAAAGAAACAAAAATACCGCCATCTGCGTGAGTTATTAAGCGCACTCGAAAAAGCCAAACCAAAGCAAAAGAAGAAAATATTTAAAAGACTTAGACAAAATATCGCCTAA
- a CDS encoding metal ABC transporter permease, with protein sequence MTPLIAPLVLAVIAGPVGCLIVWRRMAYFGDAIAHSALLGVAVGLFIGFAPNIGVALISAFFAVLLVYLQQRRKLSIDTLLGILAHGALALGLLLVFWSAVETGHGVHNEAENKIDPHQLLETYLLGSLENISMHQNITLIIGAIVIGVILKFIWEPLILMTLNMDLARAEGVPTLRLQYIMMGIMTSLVVMGMQITGVLFITSLLIIPAAAARQISTTPEKMIIWAIIFAFSGVSIGYLASKLAYLPPGPVIISTLTIIFIISLLISIFLRRKRPII encoded by the coding sequence ATGACCCCACTTATAGCCCCGCTTGTTTTGGCCGTTATCGCTGGGCCTGTTGGGTGTTTAATTGTCTGGCGACGTATGGCTTATTTTGGGGATGCGATTGCTCATTCTGCGCTTTTAGGTGTTGCGGTTGGCCTATTTATAGGGTTTGCACCCAATATTGGCGTCGCGCTGATAAGTGCGTTTTTTGCAGTATTGCTGGTGTATCTCCAACAACGACGCAAACTGAGCATAGATACGCTATTAGGGATTTTAGCTCACGGCGCATTAGCTTTAGGATTGTTGCTGGTCTTTTGGTCTGCAGTAGAGACCGGGCATGGTGTTCACAATGAGGCAGAAAACAAAATTGATCCGCATCAACTCTTAGAAACCTATTTGCTTGGCTCATTGGAAAATATTTCAATGCACCAAAATATAACTCTGATAATCGGTGCCATTGTGATCGGCGTTATTCTCAAGTTCATATGGGAGCCTTTAATTCTAATGACCTTAAATATGGATCTTGCAAGGGCCGAGGGAGTCCCGACGTTACGCCTTCAATATATTATGATGGGAATTATGACATCCTTGGTCGTTATGGGCATGCAAATCACAGGTGTTCTGTTTATTACTTCTTTATTAATCATACCTGCCGCCGCTGCGCGACAAATCTCAACAACTCCTGAAAAAATGATTATATGGGCTATTATTTTCGCTTTTTCGGGTGTTTCCATCGGTTATTTAGCGTCAAAACTCGCCTACCTTCCTCCTGGACCGGTAATTATAAGCACATTAACCATAATATTTATAATATCTTTGTTAATTTCGATTTTTCTGAGAAGAAAAAGGCCAATAATTTAA
- the bioF gene encoding 8-amino-7-oxononanoate synthase, producing the protein MKTNQNSLDIFCAEKINKLEEGASFRKLKTTHRVAEAQSHQAGKSLISFSCNDYLGLSHDPTLLEKANEAARLYGTGAAASRLITGNYPLLEELEEKLAKLKNTQACLVFGSGFLANIGLIPALAGSDDLILVDELAHACLNSGARLSGAKVIRFKHNDCADLENHLTAQRKSSSKCLILTDTVFSMDGDLAPLPALRDIANRYESWLVTDDAHGIGVIGAGRGGGFAFDPPVVADVQMGTLSKALGSYGGYVCGSQKLIDLLVNRARSFVYSTGLPPMSTAAALAALEIIEQDPTLVDKPLAYAKHFCDRVGIPTPQSPIVPVIFGDNDTVMAVSEKLANEGFLVSAIRPPTVPDNTARLRIAFNASHKTADIDRLADLICAAKKEYGIV; encoded by the coding sequence ATGAAAACCAATCAAAATTCTCTTGATATTTTCTGCGCTGAAAAAATCAACAAACTTGAAGAAGGTGCGAGCTTTCGAAAGCTTAAGACCACGCATCGCGTTGCGGAAGCGCAGAGCCACCAAGCTGGAAAATCTCTTATCTCCTTTTCCTGCAATGATTATCTGGGGCTATCGCACGATCCAACCCTTCTAGAAAAAGCAAATGAAGCCGCCAGACTTTATGGTACTGGCGCCGCCGCCTCCAGGCTTATTACCGGCAATTACCCGTTGCTGGAAGAGTTAGAAGAGAAACTGGCGAAACTAAAAAATACGCAAGCCTGTCTGGTTTTCGGCTCTGGCTTTCTGGCTAATATTGGTCTCATACCTGCACTCGCCGGTTCGGACGATCTTATTCTCGTGGATGAACTGGCTCATGCTTGCCTCAATTCAGGCGCGCGGCTGTCAGGTGCAAAAGTCATTCGTTTTAAGCACAATGATTGTGCCGATTTGGAAAACCACCTCACGGCGCAACGAAAGTCATCCAGCAAATGCCTTATTTTAACAGATACCGTTTTTTCAATGGACGGTGATTTGGCACCACTTCCAGCTCTTCGAGACATCGCCAACCGCTATGAAAGCTGGTTGGTTACCGATGATGCACATGGCATTGGTGTTATTGGTGCAGGTCGTGGAGGCGGATTTGCTTTTGATCCGCCCGTTGTGGCTGATGTGCAAATGGGGACTTTATCAAAGGCACTGGGCAGCTATGGCGGCTATGTATGTGGCAGTCAGAAGTTAATTGACTTGCTGGTGAATAGGGCACGGAGTTTTGTTTATTCGACAGGCCTCCCTCCCATGAGTACAGCCGCAGCTCTTGCGGCATTGGAGATTATTGAGCAAGACCCGACGCTGGTCGATAAACCTCTGGCCTATGCAAAGCATTTTTGTGACAGGGTTGGTATTCCTACCCCTCAGAGTCCTATAGTCCCGGTCATATTCGGTGATAATGACACTGTCATGGCTGTATCGGAAAAACTTGCAAATGAAGGTTTTCTTGTCAGTGCTATCCGACCACCAACCGTCCCCGATAATACGGCACGATTGCGTATTGCTTTTAATGCTTCTCATAAAACCGCAGATATTGACCGCCTCGCTGATTTAATATGCGCGGCAAAAAAAGAATATGGAATTGTTTAA
- a CDS encoding adenosylmethionine--8-amino-7-oxononanoate transaminase — MPVSPVNPLFPDMPDWQRKATDNLWPPYTQMRTTPIGLPVSEAEGVRIKLADGRTLIDGVSSWWSVCHGYRHPHIEQAVVNQLQKLPHIMLGGYQHEPAALLARRLADICPGELNHVFFTDSGSVAIEVAMKMAIQFWLNNGIKGRHKFMHFRGGYHGDTFATMAVCDPEEGMHSHFSGVLTPQILAELPINDELYERLDNQMATHADALAGLLIEPLVQGAGGMIFHSEDVLKKVADLCQKHDILLIADEIMTGLGRLGEMVACQRADVTPDIITFSKTLTGGTVPLAATIASRRIFEAFLDDDPAKALMHGPTFMGNPIGCAAALASLDLFEQEPRLDQVKAIETQLIKELESARELPAVKDVRVCGSIGVIETTGLGDVNLLKKRFVEEGVWIRPFGNIIYTIPPYIIGQKDLTQITSAMVKLSKEL, encoded by the coding sequence ATGCCTGTTTCCCCCGTTAATCCTCTTTTTCCTGATATGCCAGATTGGCAGCGAAAGGCGACTGATAATTTATGGCCGCCCTACACGCAAATGCGAACAACGCCTATCGGTCTTCCGGTTAGTGAAGCAGAGGGGGTGCGCATAAAGCTGGCCGATGGTCGAACATTAATAGATGGTGTGTCCTCATGGTGGTCCGTCTGTCACGGTTATCGACATCCGCATATCGAGCAGGCGGTTGTCAACCAATTGCAAAAACTCCCGCATATTATGCTTGGCGGCTACCAACACGAGCCTGCTGCCCTTCTCGCCAGACGTCTTGCCGATATTTGCCCAGGCGAGCTTAATCATGTCTTTTTTACCGACTCTGGTTCCGTAGCTATTGAGGTTGCTATGAAAATGGCAATTCAATTCTGGTTAAATAATGGCATTAAAGGACGCCATAAATTCATGCATTTCAGAGGTGGGTATCATGGCGATACTTTTGCTACAATGGCTGTATGTGACCCGGAAGAGGGGATGCATAGTCATTTTTCGGGAGTGCTAACACCGCAAATTCTTGCCGAATTACCCATAAATGATGAACTTTACGAACGGCTGGACAACCAGATGGCTACCCATGCCGACGCGTTAGCGGGATTATTAATTGAACCTCTTGTTCAGGGCGCTGGGGGTATGATTTTCCATAGCGAGGATGTGCTGAAAAAAGTTGCCGATTTATGCCAAAAACACGATATTTTGCTGATTGCCGATGAGATTATGACCGGTCTTGGACGGCTAGGTGAGATGGTAGCATGTCAACGTGCCGATGTTACGCCCGATATTATTACGTTCTCAAAAACTCTTACAGGTGGCACAGTGCCATTGGCAGCCACCATCGCTTCGCGCAGGATTTTTGAAGCGTTTCTGGATGACGATCCTGCAAAAGCGTTGATGCACGGGCCTACCTTTATGGGGAATCCCATTGGCTGTGCAGCGGCTCTAGCATCGCTTGATTTATTCGAACAGGAACCCCGTCTTGATCAGGTAAAAGCTATTGAAACACAGCTTATCAAAGAACTTGAGTCTGCGCGTGAACTTCCTGCGGTAAAAGATGTCAGAGTTTGTGGTTCTATCGGTGTTATTGAGACCACCGGATTAGGGGATGTAAATCTACTAAAAAAGCGTTTTGTGGAAGAAGGTGTCTGGATACGACCATTTGGCAATATTATTTACACCATTCCTCCTTATATAATTGGTCAGAAAGACCTGACTCAAATAACCTCAGCAATGGTAAAGCTGTCCAAAGAATTATAA
- a CDS encoding MFS transporter, which yields MSKSFGSSLVYFTLPTIGFGYMYGLINLYLMIFATDFLAIAPATVGFIFGISRLWDAISDPLIGHLSDNTRTRFGRRRPWLVIAAVPLGFAFYMLFNPASGSEELITILWFGAAVILFYTASTLFYVPHFAIAAELTEDYHQRNIVFGCRHAGWLAGYVMSLGGIYSLTMLHSEGAEKVIDFAGKQATFIGSLTAISVLICAYGMREKPGFAERRSTSVLPVIKDVFKNMYARRILIVNFMDNVSFALTSTLVIYVCTYILNDANIASVFILFFMLPSLLLVPIWMPLARKFGKKNLYTFSMLLSGTAFGSLFFADYNNLAHLYIAGIMAGTANGCNNVIGPSIFSDIIDYDELQTGDRKEGAYFAVWSLVWKSSTAIVLFILGMVLSFVGFEPNVPQTDLVIDTMKFMFTLLPCMFYILAAFMFSFFKLNEETYNNIRTELDTNREATQL from the coding sequence ATGAGCAAAAGTTTCGGAAGCTCGTTGGTATATTTTACGCTTCCAACGATTGGCTTTGGCTATATGTATGGTCTCATCAATCTTTACCTTATGATTTTTGCGACCGATTTTTTGGCGATTGCTCCCGCAACTGTCGGTTTTATATTCGGAATATCGCGTCTTTGGGATGCAATTTCTGATCCGCTTATTGGTCATCTCTCTGATAACACCCGAACGCGTTTTGGACGACGACGCCCGTGGCTGGTAATAGCTGCTGTGCCCCTCGGATTTGCTTTTTATATGTTGTTTAATCCCGCTTCTGGCTCTGAGGAGTTGATTACGATTTTGTGGTTCGGTGCAGCCGTTATCCTTTTTTATACCGCCTCAACGCTCTTTTATGTGCCGCATTTTGCCATCGCGGCTGAGCTAACTGAAGATTATCACCAACGAAATATTGTTTTTGGTTGTCGCCATGCCGGATGGTTAGCCGGCTATGTGATGAGCCTTGGCGGGATTTATTCTCTGACCATGTTGCACAGTGAGGGAGCAGAGAAGGTCATTGATTTTGCCGGTAAACAAGCAACATTTATTGGTTCTTTGACAGCTATTAGTGTCCTGATTTGTGCTTATGGAATGCGGGAAAAGCCGGGATTTGCCGAACGCCGTTCAACCTCGGTATTACCGGTTATCAAAGATGTATTTAAAAACATGTATGCTCGGCGCATTCTGATTGTGAATTTTATGGATAATGTAAGTTTTGCGCTGACATCCACGCTCGTTATCTATGTTTGTACATATATTCTCAATGATGCGAATATTGCTTCGGTATTTATTTTATTCTTTATGCTCCCTTCTTTGTTGCTTGTTCCAATCTGGATGCCGCTGGCGCGCAAATTCGGCAAGAAAAATCTTTATACTTTCTCAATGTTGCTTTCCGGGACTGCTTTCGGGTCTTTGTTTTTTGCCGATTACAATAATTTAGCGCATCTCTACATTGCTGGCATAATGGCCGGTACTGCGAATGGCTGTAATAATGTTATTGGCCCGTCTATTTTTAGCGACATTATTGATTATGACGAACTGCAAACAGGTGACCGTAAAGAGGGGGCTTATTTTGCTGTTTGGAGTCTTGTATGGAAAAGTTCCACAGCAATCGTTTTATTTATTCTCGGCATGGTCTTGAGTTTTGTCGGATTTGAACCGAATGTGCCACAAACAGATTTGGTCATTGATACGATGAAATTTATGTTCACCTTATTGCCTTGTATGTTTTATATACTGGCGGCGTTTATGTTCAGCTTTTTTAAACTCAATGAAGAAACTTATAATAACATTCGAACCGAACTCGATACGAACCGCGAAGCCACTCAATTATGA
- a CDS encoding Y-family DNA polymerase, translated as MTQSHIAIVDCNNFYVSCERVFNPQLCDTPVVVLSNNDGCIIARSNEAKALGIPMGAPYFKWRHVIEDAGIAVMSSNYALYGDMSSRVMQVLATAAPAIEIYSIDECFLDFSNLPDTMNPVDLAYRLRQQVAQWTGIPVSIGMASSKTLAKIANRLAKKNPSKHGVTNLTDPTEITTALAATDVGDVWGIGRRWARMLKARNIMTAADFRACSDSWVRQKMGVVGLRTLHELRGIPCVSLELESPDKKSICVSRSFSTPVTERAALTDRLSDFASRAAAKTRKAGLVAGYITVFVRTNRFQKDRPQYSNAITLTFPEMTAHTADILAAMRQGLAHIFRPGYEYKKAGVLLSNLVRQDMAPQSLWSHAGSPDALIAQKKRNQLMQAFDGINSRFGHGSIAYGTAKRQNNWFMRQEKVSPRYTTRWEDLPTV; from the coding sequence ATGACGCAGTCGCATATCGCTATCGTTGATTGCAATAATTTCTATGTCTCCTGTGAACGGGTGTTTAACCCACAACTTTGCGACACGCCTGTTGTCGTGTTGTCCAATAATGATGGCTGCATCATTGCGCGTTCGAATGAGGCCAAGGCACTCGGTATTCCAATGGGCGCGCCCTATTTTAAGTGGCGGCACGTGATTGAGGATGCTGGCATCGCCGTCATGTCGAGCAATTACGCTCTTTATGGCGATATGAGTAGCCGCGTGATGCAAGTGCTCGCCACTGCCGCACCCGCCATCGAAATATACAGCATTGATGAGTGTTTTCTCGATTTCAGTAATCTGCCGGACACAATGAACCCAGTTGATTTGGCGTACCGGCTACGCCAACAAGTCGCGCAATGGACGGGTATTCCCGTATCCATCGGCATGGCAAGTAGCAAGACGTTAGCAAAAATTGCTAATCGCCTTGCCAAGAAGAACCCCAGCAAGCACGGCGTTACAAATCTGACTGATCCGACAGAAATTACCACCGCCCTTGCCGCCACAGATGTTGGAGATGTCTGGGGCATCGGGCGACGCTGGGCGCGCATGCTGAAAGCCCGCAACATTATGACCGCCGCAGACTTTCGTGCCTGTTCTGATAGCTGGGTCAGACAAAAAATGGGAGTGGTCGGTTTACGTACTTTGCACGAACTCAGAGGCATACCCTGTGTGTCGCTGGAACTCGAAAGCCCCGACAAAAAAAGTATTTGTGTATCACGGAGTTTCTCAACACCTGTCACAGAGCGTGCGGCCCTCACAGACCGTTTGAGTGATTTTGCGTCACGCGCCGCCGCCAAAACACGCAAAGCTGGGTTGGTAGCAGGCTATATAACCGTCTTCGTCCGCACCAACAGGTTTCAAAAAGACCGCCCCCAATATAGCAATGCCATCACCCTCACCTTCCCTGAAATGACTGCCCATACGGCTGATATTCTCGCCGCCATGCGTCAAGGATTAGCGCATATTTTCCGGCCCGGTTATGAGTATAAAAAAGCGGGCGTTCTCCTGAGCAATCTGGTACGACAAGATATGGCCCCGCAAAGTCTCTGGAGCCATGCTGGTTCACCTGACGCACTTATCGCACAGAAAAAAAGAAATCAGCTTATGCAAGCTTTTGATGGGATTAATAGTCGCTTCGGTCACGGCAGTATTGCTTATGGCACGGCGAAGCGACAAAATAACTGGTTCATGCGACAAGAAAAAGTATCACCGCGATACACCACACGCTGGGAAGATTTACCCACAGTCTGA
- a CDS encoding NAD(P)-dependent oxidoreductase produces MVRILSYLNNQELIDGIHAAVPEAKVIFIDPSQPLTENLEADCLLCVASFLDGLEEVIAATKGLKWIHIFGTGIDGFPLEATGDAILTSSRGASAVQVAEWAFTCILAARKNLPENWISAPSPLWSIADNIGAVQGQTLSIFGFGSIGRELAKRALAFDMQVLATTRHSSVAMDGVETADSLEALFAKADHLVLAAPATTETDNIVNAKTLSYLKPEAHLVNIARGSLVDENDLKQALDDGKLARASLDAVKTEPLPTDHWIYGHEKVFLSPHLAWCDMQVIDAISTSFLDNLALFAKQEPLNNVVDKEAGY; encoded by the coding sequence ATGGTTAGAATTTTATCCTATTTAAACAATCAAGAATTAATCGACGGCATTCACGCCGCAGTGCCAGAAGCCAAGGTTATTTTTATCGACCCGTCACAACCTCTGACAGAAAACCTCGAGGCAGATTGCCTGCTCTGTGTTGCCTCATTTCTGGATGGGCTGGAAGAAGTTATCGCGGCGACAAAAGGGCTGAAATGGATTCATATTTTTGGAACCGGTATTGACGGCTTTCCGCTGGAAGCAACAGGGGACGCCATTTTAACCTCCTCTCGCGGTGCCAGCGCCGTTCAGGTTGCCGAATGGGCGTTCACTTGCATCTTGGCAGCCAGAAAAAACCTGCCAGAAAACTGGATTAGCGCACCTTCACCTCTCTGGTCCATTGCCGATAATATCGGGGCGGTACAGGGACAAACACTTTCTATTTTTGGATTTGGTTCAATTGGAAGAGAACTTGCCAAACGCGCTTTGGCATTTGATATGCAGGTTCTGGCTACGACACGGCACTCATCTGTTGCAATGGATGGGGTGGAAACCGCAGATAGTCTCGAAGCGCTTTTCGCAAAAGCCGACCATTTAGTCCTCGCAGCACCTGCAACTACCGAAACCGATAATATTGTTAACGCAAAAACTCTTAGCTATCTCAAACCGGAGGCACATCTGGTCAATATTGCCAGAGGATCACTGGTTGATGAAAACGATCTAAAGCAGGCTCTAGATGATGGAAAACTCGCCCGTGCATCACTTGATGCTGTAAAGACCGAGCCTTTACCCACCGATCACTGGATTTATGGGCATGAAAAAGTGTTTCTCAGTCCACATTTGGCCTGGTGCGACATGCAGGTTATTGACGCTATTTCCACTTCTTTTCTGGATAATTTGGCACTTTTTGCTAAACAGGAACCCTTGAACAATGTCGTAGATAAAGAGGCGGGATACTAA
- a CDS encoding copper chaperone PCu(A)C yields the protein MYRILPLILVFFLSLSGATIVSKANADANSFSIEDAVFRPGISDRPGVVFFKLSNISDKDKTLISAQSTSAKKIEIHTHDMKNGVMRMRRLDALTIDANTSVHLKPHGLHLMVFGYTASEDEMSITLHFETEEQITFTPEIVSYGAK from the coding sequence ATGTACAGAATCTTACCGCTTATTTTAGTCTTTTTTCTTTCCTTATCTGGAGCGACAATCGTCTCAAAGGCAAATGCGGATGCCAACTCATTTAGCATTGAAGATGCTGTTTTCCGTCCCGGTATCAGTGATCGCCCGGGTGTGGTGTTTTTCAAACTCTCTAACATCTCCGACAAGGATAAGACCTTAATATCTGCCCAGAGCACGTCTGCTAAAAAAATAGAAATCCACACGCATGACATGAAAAATGGAGTTATGCGGATGCGCCGACTTGATGCCTTAACCATTGATGCCAATACAAGCGTTCACCTAAAACCTCACGGGCTTCATTTAATGGTTTTTGGCTATACCGCCTCCGAAGACGAGATGAGCATTACGCTTCATTTTGAAACCGAAGAACAAATCACTTTTACTCCCGAAATTGTCTCTTATGGCGCAAAATAA